A single Orcinus orca chromosome 2, mOrcOrc1.1, whole genome shotgun sequence DNA region contains:
- the LOC101275895 gene encoding dehydrogenase/reductase SDR family member 4 isoform X1 has protein sequence MQKAGLLLRPCARTWKSVRMASSAVARRNPLENKVALVTASTDGIGFAIARRLAQDGAHVVVSSRKQQNVDRAVAMLRGEGLSVTGTVCHVGKGEDRERLVATAVNLHGGVDILVSNAAVMPFFGNLMDVTEEVWDKILDINVKATALITKAVVPEMEKRGGGSVVIVASVGAYRPFPGLGPYNVSKTALLGLTKNLAVELAQSNIRVNCLAPGLIKTSFSRMLWDDQETLESLKATMQIKRIGKPEDCAGIVSFLCSEDASYITGETVVVAGGMPSRL, from the exons ATGCAAAAGGCAGGGCTACTGTTGCGTCCCTGTGCGCGGACGTGGAAGTCCGTGCGGATGGCCAGCTCCGCGGTGGCGCGCCGGAACCCGCTTGAGAATAAGGTGGCCCTAGTAACGGCCTCCACTGACGG GATCGGTTTCGCCATCGCCCGGCGTCTGGCCCAGGATGGGGCCCACGTGGTGGTCAGCAGCCGGAAGCAGCAGAATGTGGATCGGGCAGTGGCAATGCTGCGCGGGGAGGGGCTGAGTGTGACGGGCACCGTGTGCCATGTGGGGAAGGGCGAAGACCGAGAGCGGCTGGTAGCCACG GCTGTGAACCTTCATGGGGGCGTGGACATCCTGGTCTCCAATGCTGCCGTCATGCCTTTCTTTGGAAACTTAATGGATGTCACCGAGGAGGTATGGGACAAG ATTCTGGACATTAATGTGAAGGCCACAGCCCTGATCACAAAGGCAGTGGTGCCAGAGATGGAGAAACGAgg AGGCGGCTCAGTGGTGATTGTGGCCTCCGTAGGAGCCTACAGACCATTTCCT ggCCTGGGCCCTTACAATGTTAGTAAAACAGCCTTGCTGGGCCTCACCAAGAACCTGGCCGTAGAGCTGGCCCAAAGCAACATTAGGGTGAACTGCCTGGCACCTGGACTCATCAAGACTAGCTTCAGCCGTATG TTGTGGGATGACCAGGAAACACTGGAGAGCCTAAAAGCAACCATGCAGATCAAAAG gataGGCAAGCCAGAGGACTGTGCGGGCATCGTATCTTTCCTTTGCTCCGAAGACGCCAGCTATATCACTGGGGAGACAGTGGTGGTGGCTGGAGGGATGCCATCCCGCCTCTGA
- the LOC101275895 gene encoding dehydrogenase/reductase SDR family member 4 isoform X2: protein MQKAGLLLRPCARTWKSVRMASSAVARRNPLENKVALVTASTDGIGFAIARRLAQDGAHVVVSSRKQQNVDRAVAMLRGEGLSVTGTVCHVGKGEDRERLVATAVNLHGGVDILVSNAAVMPFFGNLMDVTEEVWDKILDINVKATALITKAVVPEMEKRGGGSVVIVASVGAYRPFPLWDDQETLESLKATMQIKRIGKPEDCAGIVSFLCSEDASYITGETVVVAGGMPSRL from the exons ATGCAAAAGGCAGGGCTACTGTTGCGTCCCTGTGCGCGGACGTGGAAGTCCGTGCGGATGGCCAGCTCCGCGGTGGCGCGCCGGAACCCGCTTGAGAATAAGGTGGCCCTAGTAACGGCCTCCACTGACGG GATCGGTTTCGCCATCGCCCGGCGTCTGGCCCAGGATGGGGCCCACGTGGTGGTCAGCAGCCGGAAGCAGCAGAATGTGGATCGGGCAGTGGCAATGCTGCGCGGGGAGGGGCTGAGTGTGACGGGCACCGTGTGCCATGTGGGGAAGGGCGAAGACCGAGAGCGGCTGGTAGCCACG GCTGTGAACCTTCATGGGGGCGTGGACATCCTGGTCTCCAATGCTGCCGTCATGCCTTTCTTTGGAAACTTAATGGATGTCACCGAGGAGGTATGGGACAAG ATTCTGGACATTAATGTGAAGGCCACAGCCCTGATCACAAAGGCAGTGGTGCCAGAGATGGAGAAACGAgg AGGCGGCTCAGTGGTGATTGTGGCCTCCGTAGGAGCCTACAGACCATTTCCT TTGTGGGATGACCAGGAAACACTGGAGAGCCTAAAAGCAACCATGCAGATCAAAAG gataGGCAAGCCAGAGGACTGTGCGGGCATCGTATCTTTCCTTTGCTCCGAAGACGCCAGCTATATCACTGGGGAGACAGTGGTGGTGGCTGGAGGGATGCCATCCCGCCTCTGA